In Labilibaculum sp. DW002, the genomic window CCCTAAATCCGGCCTCCTCAAAAAGCTCTTTCGCCCAAAGTGTATCCTCCTCTTTCATAGAAGGTATATCAGGCATTCGATTCTCTTTTTCGAAACGAGAATATTTATCTTTCCCTATTCGGTGATAAGGTAAAATATGGATTTCTGATTGGTAAGTCAAGTCGGTCAAGAATTTTATCATTTCCATGATATGTTCCTTAGAATCATTGAAGCCCGTAATCATAGGAAATCGGATAATCAAATTCTTTTTCTGCTCGATTAGGTAGCTTAAATTATCTAAAATTTGTTGGTTGGATACACCAGTTAATTGTTTGTGCTCTTTATTATTCAACTGTTTTAGATCGTATAAAAAGAGATCTACATTTTTAGTAATGCGCTCGAAATTTTCTTTGGGAGCAAAACCTGAAGTATCAACAACAGTATGAAAATCCATTGCTTTACACTCTCTCAGCATCGTTTCCAGAAAATCAATTTGTAGCAATGGCTCTCCACCCGAAAAAGTAACACCGCCACCCGATTCATCAAAAAACAATTGATCCTTTTCAATTTCTTTGACCAAATCAGTAACAGAATATTTTTTCCCGATCTGAACTTTATCTTGAACTACTTTATCGCCCAATCTCTTTTCCTGATAAAACTCCTCAACTAGTGGAGAAAAACTTTCTGGATTATGGCACCACAAACAGCGTAAAGGACAGCCCTTCAAGAATATGGTTGTTCGAATTCCTGGGCCATCATGTACAGCATATCGCTTGATATCAAATACGATACCATTCATATATTTTAATCTTAAAATAATAGATATTAGAATGTAGCCAAGTACAATTGACCATTCTTTAAACTGTGAAAAATGTAGATTGTTCCCTTTAAATTAAGGGAATAGAAATATTAGTAGATCAACAAATCCAGCATTCGTATAGGCCTTTGTAGGAGTGCCTGTGCAGTATGGGAATAATTCTATTCATAAATTTATTCTCGCTTGTTGTAAATCTATGATTTTTTTTTGATCTGACAAAGCATGATGATTTGCTAAGGGATTGATTTAAAATGGTTCTAATTAAATACCTTAACTCCTAAAAGATATTCATTATATTGAGCATCATTTTCTATAGCTCTGTCTTATAGCCAGACGGGCTTCTACTTTTTGATTCATTCTCAATTGTTACGGGTATTCATGATCTCACTTCGTTCGGTACATGGATGAAAAAGTAGACAAAAAATCATTGACAGCGTCCTCAATCACCCGTTATCAGCTTGATGACTAAACAAAAAAAACTCGCTCTGCTCAAACAGTTTTTTGTTCTTAACGCCATCCTTACTGAACGGGTCCCGATCTCCGGACTGAATGTCAAATATCTACTAATGTTCTGACTGCAAAATACCCTAAAACCTTAACTATTAAATAATATCAACATATTTGTAGATAATACATGTCCATATTAAGGTACATAGTACTGTAACAAAAAAAGCTTCCCCTTTCGAGGAAGCTTTCACAATATATTACAATAAAAGGAACTTACTAAAATTCTTTCTTCAATTGCTCAACCCAAGCCTTAATTCGCTCATCAGTTAAAGCAGCCTGATTTTCAATATCCAAAGCTAAGCCCAAAAATTGTCCATCGCGCAAAGCGGCAGAACGCTCGTAAGTGTAACCCTCAGGGCTAGTAAATCCAATTAACTTAGCTCCTCTATCTTCCAAAGCAATAGCTAATAAGCCAATGGCATCAACAAAATTTTCAGGATAACCTACCTGATCGCCTAGCCCGAAAAGAGCAACTTTTTTGCCTTTAAGTTTCATATCATCGATAGCTGGCATAAACTCATCCCAGTAGTTTGGCAATTCCCCATCGAACCAAGTTGGTACACCTAGCACCATATTTTTGTATGACAAGAAAGAATCCTCATCAATCTCTTCAACATTTACCATTTCCACATCATAATCCTTACCGAAGGCTTTCTTTACCTTCTCAGCATTCTTAGAAGTTTTAATGGTATTGAAACTATAGAATAAACCTATCTTTTTCATTTTGTTTTTAGATTTTATCCCGAAAATTTCCAGGATTAGATGAAGAGAAAAGATAGAGATTCGAAGGATACTCAAATCTCTTATCCACTATCTGATTGTCTAATATTTAATACTCTATAAGCTCTT contains:
- a CDS encoding flavodoxin, whose translation is MKKIGLFYSFNTIKTSKNAEKVKKAFGKDYDVEMVNVEEIDEDSFLSYKNMVLGVPTWFDGELPNYWDEFMPAIDDMKLKGKKVALFGLGDQVGYPENFVDAIGLLAIALEDRGAKLIGFTSPEGYTYERSAALRDGQFLGLALDIENQAALTDERIKAWVEQLKKEF
- a CDS encoding glycyl-radical enzyme activating protein, with protein sequence MNGIVFDIKRYAVHDGPGIRTTIFLKGCPLRCLWCHNPESFSPLVEEFYQEKRLGDKVVQDKVQIGKKYSVTDLVKEIEKDQLFFDESGGGVTFSGGEPLLQIDFLETMLRECKAMDFHTVVDTSGFAPKENFERITKNVDLFLYDLKQLNNKEHKQLTGVSNQQILDNLSYLIEQKKNLIIRFPMITGFNDSKEHIMEMIKFLTDLTYQSEIHILPYHRIGKDKYSRFEKENRMPDIPSMKEEDTLWAKELFEEAGFRVSIGG